ACTGCTCGACGCGTTACTCGCTGACGACGATCTCGCCGATCATTTCGGCACCCTCGTGGGGAATGCAGAAGTACTCGTAGGAACCCGGCACCTCGAAGGTGTGTTCGTACGTGTCGCGCGTTCCGAGTCGACCGCCGCGGTCGTCCCAGGCCTCGTACGCTGCCGTCTGGCTTTCGTAACCCCCGGACGCGAAGTACTCGGCGTCCTCGGGGATCAGGTCCCCGTAGGCCGTGACGGTGTGATCGGCTTCGCTCGTGTTCTGCCAGACGACCGTGTCGCCGACCGAAACCTCGTAGACGTCGGGGTGGAACTCGGTACGACTCATTCCGATGTGACAGTCCTCGCCGGCACAGGGATCGTCGTCGAACGAACTGAGGAGCGACGAACACCCGGCCAGCGTCGCAGCTGTCGCAGTTCCGACGGCGGCGAGATAGCCACGCCGTTGCATACCCGATCGTTAGGAGAGTTACGGTATAACCGCCCCGGTTCAGTTCTCGAAAACGGCGGCCTCCGGAAACGAAAACACGTAAGGTAGCTCCCCGTCGAATCCGGGCATATGCTCCCCCGGTTCGTCGGTCGGCTGGGTGTCGCCGACGCGGTGACGATCGCGAACGCCGCCCTGGGGTTCGTCGCGGTCGTCGTAGCGACCGTCGACATCGACCTCGCGGCCCGGCTCATCCTCCTCGCAGCGATCGCGGACGGACTCGACGGCATCCTCGCGCGCCGCTACGGCGGCACCGACGCCGGTCCGTATCTCGACTCGCTCGCTGACGTCGCTTCGTTCGCCGTCGCTCCCGCCGTCCTCTCGTTCGTCGTCGTCGCTGAGGGCCTCGGAGTCGATTTCGCCACGATCACCGCCGAACTCCTGCTCGTCACGGGCGTCTGTGCGCTGTTCGTCGCGATGGCCGTCACTCGGCTGGGAATGTACACCGCCTACGACATCTCCGGTAATTACACCGAGGGTGTCCAGACGACGCTCGCCGCGACGATACTCGGGGCGGCGATCCTCGCCGGCGAGACCAGACCGTTGCTCGTCCTCGCCGTCACCGGCGCGTTCTGTTACCTGATGGTCTCGCGGATCCAGTACCCCGATCTCCTGTCTCGAGACGCCGCGATCATGGGTATCGTCCACGCGCTCGCGATCCTCGTTCCGAACGTCGCCGGTCGAACGTTTCCGTACGCCCTCCTGACGCTCGGGCTGGCGTACATGACGCTCAGCCCCTGGTTGTACTGGGGCGAGAGAGAACGGTCGCCGTCGGTCGACGTGCATGGAAACGCTTAGGGCCGTGCTGACACGACCGTCAAGTATGTACAGTGTCACGCGTCGGCGTCGTCCCCGGGTGGTACGATGAGCGAGGACGAGGCGAACGGTGACGACGGGGCCCCAGAGGAAGAAGCGGGCGAGAACGAGCAATCTGCCGATCTCGAGACCATCCGCGAGCGCCTCGACGGACTCGAGACTGACCTCGACGGGCTCGAATCGAACCTCGAGGCCGCCGAGACCGAGGACGACCTCGACGTCGTCGAGGCCGACCTCGAGTCGTTCCGAACGGAACTCGAGAGCGTCGAGGTGCCGGAGCCGCCCGAAACCGACGAGGACGAGGAAGACGAAGACGCGGAACCCGCACCTGAAGAAGAGTTACAGGAACAGTACGACGAGATCGAGAGCGATCTTTCGGACCTCGAGTCGGATCTCGAGGACCAGCGCGGACCGTACGGCGAGGACGTCGTCAGTGAAATAACCGACGCCAGCGGGACGATCACGGACACCCGCTGGACCGAAGAGGGCAACGCCGAACTGATCGAAGCGGTCGACGACTTCCTCGACGAGTTCAACGGCCTTCTGGACAGTTCGGTCACGCTGGTCAACGAGGGCGAGACCGTTCCCGACCAGCTCGAGGCGACCCTTGACAACACGGCAGAGGCCGTCGAAGACGCCGACCTCGACGCGGACGACGACGCCGAGACGATCGCCGGCCTGCTCGAGGCGACCGACGACCTGCAGAGCGATATCGACGACGCGACCGAGTGGACCGACCTCGAGATCCGCGAACAGCTCCGCCGCGAGGGCTACTACGACGTCCTCGACCACGTCAAGGACTTCCCGCCGGAGTGGCACGCGCTCAAGGTCCACGAGAAGCAGGGCAACGTCGACATGATCCTCCTCGCGCTGGAGACGTTCGACTCCGACTTCATGGAGGAACACTGCATGGAGGCCCTCGAGCGAATGGGGCCCGAGGAGGCCATCGAGCCGATGCTCCAGAAGGCCAACCGCCGCGATCAGGCGGCGATGCGCATCCTCGGCAAGATCGGCGTCGACGACGAGGAGGTCGTCGACACGCTCGTCGACTACGTCGACTCCAACCCGAATCTCCAGCGGCCCGCGTTCCGCGCCCTCGGCGAGATCGGTGCCGAAGCCGCGGTCGAGCCGATCGCCCAGCAGCTCGTCGCGGAGGAGGCCGACGTCCGCAGCTGGGCCGCTCGCGCGCTCGGGCTGATCGGAGACACCCGCGCCGTCGAGCCGCTCGCGGACGTCCTCGCGGACGACGAGTCCGACCGCGTCCGCGCCAGCGCCGCGTGGGCGCTCAACCGCATCGGCACCGAAGACGCACTCGAGATCGTCGCCGACTACGACGACGACCGCGCCTACCTCGTGCAGGCCGAAGCCGAGAACGCGAATCTCGAGCCCGCAGCCTGACGCTCGAGTCGCAGCACCCCGTTCGGCTGGCTATTTTAACTGGACGACGGTAGGGAAGCCGATGCGAACTGTCTCGACGCACTCCTTCGCTCCGGAATGACGCAGTCACATGCGGTGGCGCGCGCTGTTATGCGGTTCGCCGATGGCGAACCGCGGAACGAAGTTGCGCGAGGGATGAGCGAGCGTCGCGAGCGAATCGGTTGGGGAGGGCGTGGCGATTCAGTGTTGCCAGTACGAGCAGGATAGCAGTCACGCGATTCTCGAGGTCGTCTCGAGGAGCCAACAGCAGCCGTACTGCTCGTCTTCACTGGGTCCGATATTTTAAGTACGAACGGGCGGCCAGACGGAGCGATGGATATCCGGCGGACCACCCTCGTTGCCGTCTTCGTCTGTTGTCTCGTGAGCAGTACCACGATACTCGCCGGGTTCGCAGTCGCCACCGAGACATCGATGACCGAGCGACCCACCACTCGAGCCACCTCGGATACCGAACCCAACGCCTCCGCTCTCACCTGTCCACCACGTGCAAGCGATGCGACGCCAACCACGACCGAGACGCCGACACGGCCGCGCATCGTCGAACTCGCACCGAACCCACCGACCGAGGAAAACGCCGGCGAGTACGTCGTCCTTGAGTCCCCATCGGACACCCGACTCGAGAACTGGACCCTCACGGACGGCCACACGACGGCACGGCTCCCGAACGAAACGGTCTCCGACCGTACCGCACTAAGCACGTCTCCGAACGTCACGGAACGGCTCACCGACATACCGGTTCTCGGACTCGAGGGGCATCTGCAACTCGCGAACGGCGGTGACGAACTACGACTCCGAAACGCGACGGCCACGATCGATTCCGTCTCTTACGAGCGCGCACCGACCGCGGAGCGGTGGTATCGGACGGGGCTGAGGGGGGCGACCACCAGTCGGAACACCGACACCGCCAACGGCCAGTGGTGGCCCGCCAACGCGACCTGCCTCCCCGTCTCGAGCGCTGCAGTCAACGAAGCGACGGCGTTCGTCCTCCCCGATGCTCCTCGCGTCCCCAGAGAAACGATTCGAAACGCCGAGAAGCGACTCCTCCTGGCCGGCTACACCGTCACCTCCGAGACAATCGCCGCCGATCTCGTCGACGCGGTCGAGCGGGGCGTCGACGTCTCGGTCCTCCTCGAGGCGAGCCCGGTCGGCGGCACGCCGGCACCGACCGCGGACGTGCTCGAGACGCTCGCAGCGGGTGGCGTCGATGTCCGGGTAATAGGCGGCGACGACGCACGCTACCGGTTTCACCATCCCAAATACACCGTCGCCGACGATCGCGTCCTGGTCACCAGCGAAAACTGGAAACCAGCGGGCGTCGGCGGCCAGAGCAGCCGCGGGTGGGGCGTCCGACTCGAGGACGAGGCCCTCGCAAGCGATCTCGCAGCCGTCTTCCGTGCCGACTTCGAGGGACGGGACACGACCACAGGAGCTGCCTATCGGCGGAACACCTCGTTCGTCGACGACGAGCCGGACTTCCTGTCGTCCGATACCGAGACCGAGTTCCCGACGACTCACGAACCGTCGACGGTTCCCGTCGAGTCGGTTGAACTCCTGCTCGCCCCGGACAACGCCGAGAGCCGACTGGTGGAATTGATTACGAGCGCAGACGACGAACTCCTGATTATCCAGCCCAGTATCGCCGCCGACGTGTCGCTACTCGAGGCGACCATCGAGGCGGCTCGCCGCGGCGTCGACGTTCGAATTCTGCTCGGATCGGCGGAGTACAACGTCGACGAAAACGAGGAGTTGGCAACGGGCCTCGAGCGAGCAGCCGAACGGGAGGACCTTCCGCTCGAGGTCCGGCTCGTCGAGGATACCGACCGGTTCGAGAAGATCCACGCCAAAGGCGTCGTGATCGATCGAGAGACGGCGATCGTCGGGAGCGCGAACTGGAACGAAAACTCGCTACACAACAACCGCGAGGTACTCCTCGCGCTTCACGGCGAACAGATCGGAACCTACTACGCCGACGTCTTCGAATCGGACTGGTCGGGCGACTCGTGGTCGTTCCCGGTCGGTCTCAGCGTCGCGGTCGTCGTCGCCCTCGCGGCTGCTGCGATCGTGGGGCGGCGATACGTTCGATTCGGCGACCGACCGCCATCCGAGCACACGTAGGTGAGAACAGGGATCTCCGAGAACTCAGTCCGCGTGACCGCCGGCCTCGAGTTCGAGCAGCTCACAGCAGTCCTGCTCGGCGTCGAAACAGTCGGGGCACTGGTCGGGCCGATCGATGATCGTGTCGAGTCGCTCCGCGACGGTATCGTCGATGACGCTCTCCAGCGCGCGGGCCTCGTCGCGAAACTCGTCGACCTCGAGGACGTTCGCGAGGAACCGCTCGATGATGCAGTACGTCTGGAGGGCGTTGTGGGCGCGCTCGAGCCCTTCGTCGGTCAGACTCGCCCCCTTGTACTTCTCGTGGTCGACGAGTTCCCGTTCCTCGAGTTTTCCGATCATCTCGTTGACGCTGGCCGGACTCACCTCGAGCAAGTCCGCGAGCGTGCCGGTGGATGCGGGGCCGTCCTCGATTCGCTGTGCCAGGTAAATCGCCTTGAGATATTGATCGGCAGTATTCATAGCGTCCCTCCGTCAGTGCTGGTGCGTATCGCGTCGATCGCTCGCTGGCGGTTCCGGATTCGGGTGTCGATGCGTGTCTCGAACGGTGACCGACTACTGATCGCGGCCGCCGTGGTCGACGTGGCCGTCGCCCCGATCATGCTCTGTGCTCCATGATCTCGGTCACTTCCTCGACACCTTCCTTTTCCTCCTCGCGGATACTGTACAGCGTCTCGAGGAGTCGCTCGCGATCGACCGCGAACTCGGACTCGGAGGCCTCGATCGCGTCGATCAGGTCGTCGTAGAACTTGTAGGCCGTCTCCTCGTTGGCCAGTTGATCGTAGAGGACGCCGTCCGTGTCCTCCGGCGGGCCGTACTGTGCGTCGACCAGTGCGTTGATCTCCTCGTATCCGACCGTCTCCGCCTCGAGATCGTCGATCAGCGCCTCGAGCCGCTCGCGATGCTCGGCCGACTCCGCGGCGGCCTCCGCGAGCAACTCTTCCACCTCCTCGTCGAATTCCGCCCGCTCTTCAGGGGGCAGGGACTCGATGTGGTGGGCGGCGCGTGACTCGACGAGTTCCTCCAGCACGACACCGATCTGGAGCAATCGGGTCAACTGGTGGTCGCTCGAGACACGCTGTCCCAGACTCATATCGTGACAAGAGAGCCGCTGTTACTTAGTCGTCTCGGAGAACAGGCGGCGAAAAACGGGACGTCAAACCGGACACGAAAAACGAAGACGACGGTAGTTAGTCGCGCTGCCGAAGACGCGCACCGATCAGCCCCTCGAGGTCGTCACGGAGCTCGTCGACGTCGATCTCCTCGAGGACGGGGACGAAGAAGCCCTCGACGAGCATGTTGCGAGCCGAGCGCGGGTCGACACCGCGGGAGGTCATGTAGAACAGGTCCTCCGCGTCGATCTGGCCGACCGTCGCGGAGTGGCTGGCCTCGGTGTCGTGGTTGTTGATGATCAGCTTCGGGGAGGCGTCGGCCTCGCTCTCGTCGCTGAGCATCAGCGTGTTCTCGCGCTGGTAGGAGCTGGTGTCCCAGGCGTCGGCACCGACGTCCTGGACGCCCTCGTACACCGAGCGGGCGACGTCGTCGGTGACGCCGCGGGTGACGAGGTCGGCGGTCGTGTGCTCGGCGCGGTGCCAGACCTTCGCGTCGAGGTCGAAGTGCTGATCGTTGTGGCCGTAGAAGGCACCGACGATCTGCGTCTCCGAACTGTCGCCGCTGAGAGTCGTCGACACTTCGGTCTTGGTCAGCTGGGTGCCGAGGTTGCCCTCGATCCAGTCGATCGTGGCGTAGGTGTCGGCGACGCCACGCTTGACGGTGAAGTTGTAGGCCTCCTCCGAGAGGTTCTGGAGGCTGCCGTACTGGACGTAGCTGTTCTCGCCGGCGGCGACTTCCACGACGCCGCTGTAGTACTGTTCGTCCTGTTCTGCGCCAGTCGACTGCCGCTCGAGGATCGTGACCGAGGACGACTCCTCGGTGACGACGAGCGTGTAGTTGAACAGCGAGCGGGAGTTCTGCTCGGTCCGGATGGCGACGTCCTCGGCGTCGACGCCTTCGGGGACGTAGACGACCGTCCCGGTGCTAAAGAGCGCCGTCGAGAGCGCCGTCAGGTAGTTTTCCTGGGGATCGACGATGCTGCCGAAGTGCTCCTTTAGGAGGTCCTCGTGCTCCTGGACGGCGTCGCTCCAGGACAGGACCTCGGCCTCTTCGGGTCCGACCTGATCCTTGTTCTCGGCCGCGTTCAGCGGATCGACGAGGGACTCGAAGTCCAGATCGTGGAGGTTCGTCCAGTCCCGACCCGGCGTCCGGATGACGTCGGGCATGTCGAGCTCCTCGAGGGCCGCGAGGGCCTCGAGACGGGTCTCGAGGAGCCACTCGGGCTCGTCGAGGTCCCCGCTGATTTCGCGTACCTGTTCTTCGGTCAGATTGGCGTGTACCTGTGTTCCTGCGCTCATATTATCCGAGGCTCCCCTCCATCTCGAGTTCGATGAGACGGTTGAGTTCGACCGCGTACTCGATCGGCAGTTCCTCCGTGATCGGCTCGATGAAGCCGGCAACGATCATCTTCTTGGCGTCGTCGTCGTCCAGTCCGCGCGACTGGAGGTAGAAGATGTCCTCGTCGCCGATCTTGCCGACGGTCGCCTCGTGGGCGACGTCGACCTTCGACTCCTCGATCTCCATGTACGGCATGGTGTCCGAGGTGGACTCGTTGTCGAACATCAGCGCGTCACACTCGACGGCGGTGCTCGAGTTCTCGGCGCCGTCGGCGATGTGGACGAGGCCGCGGTAGTTGGTGCGGCCGCCGTCCTTGGAGATCGACTTGGATTCGATGGTCGAACTCGTCTCGGGCGCGTTGTGGTAGACCTTCGCGCCGGTGTCGATGTCCTGACCCTCGCCCGCGAGGGCGATGGTGATGTGAGTGTCGGTCGAGCCGCGACCCTTGAGGATCGTACACGGGTAGAGCATGGTCACTTTCGAGCCCATACTGCCCGAAACCCACTCCATCGTACCGTTCTCCTCGCAGATGGCGCGTTTGGTGTTCAGGTTGAACGTGTTCTTCGACCAGTTCTGGACGGTCGAGTACTGAACGTGAGCGTCTTCGCCGACGAAGACCTCGACGCCGCCCGAGTGGAGGTTGTGGGTGCCGTACTTGGGTGCGGAACAGCCCTCGATGTAGTGGACTTCCGAGCCCTCCTCGGCGATGATGAGCGTGTGCTCGAACTGGCCCATCCCCTCCGAGTTCATTCGGAAGTAGGCCTGGACCGGCATCTCGACGGTGACGTCCTCCGGGACGTAGACGAACGACCCGCCGGACCAGACGGCCCCGTGCAGCGCGGCGAACTTGTTGTCGCTCGGCGGCACGCAGGTCGTCATGAAGTGCTCTTTGACGAGCTCGGGGTGCTCGCGGACGGCCTCATCCATGTTACAGAAGATGACGCCTTTCTCCTCCCACTGCTCCTGCATGTTCTGGTAGACGACCTCGGACTCGTACTGGGCGCCGACGCCGGAGAGGGCGTTCTTCTCGGCTTCCGGAATGCCCAGCTTGTCGAACGTGTCCTTGATCTCGTCGGGCAGCTCCGTCCAGTCGTCGACGCCTTCGCGCTTGTCGACGTCCGGGCGGATGTAGGGAATGATCTCTTCGACGTCCAGTTCGCTCAGGTCCGGCATGCCGGGCCAGTCGGACGGCATCGGCATGTTGTGGTACTGCTCGAGCGCGCGGAGGCGTCGCTCGAGCATCCAGTCGGGCTCGTCCTTGTCGTCGGAGATCATGCGGATGACCTCCTCGGTCAGGCCTTTGCCGGATCGGACCGCGGCGTTCTCCTCCTTCTTGAACTCGAACCGGGCCTCGGTGTCTGTCTCTTTCAGGTGATCTTGATCGGAACTCATATTGATGTAGTTGTGTTTACGGCTGTAGCGTTATTACGGTTGTTCTAGGCGGATTCGGTTACGCGGTGCCGTAGACTTCGTCGCGGACCCAGTCGTACCCCTTGTCCTCGAGCTTCTCGGCGAGCTCCGGACCGCCGCTCTTGGCGATCTGGCCGTCGAGCATCACGTGGACGTGATCGGGCTCGACGTAGTCGAGGATGCGCTGGTAGTGGGTGATCTGGAGGATCCCGGTGCCCTGCTCGTCGCGCAGCGCGTTGATCCCGTTCGAAACGTCCTGCAGTCGGTCGATGTCGAGCCCGGAGTCGATCTCGTCGAGGACGGCGATCGAGGGCTCGAGGATGGCGGCCTGCAGCACTTCGTTCTGCTTCTTCTCCCCGCCGGAGAAGCCGGCGTTGAGGTAGCGCTGGGCGAACTTCTCGTCCATCTCCAGTTGCTCCATCTTCTCCTGAAGGATACCCTGGAACTCGGCGACGCCGACCTCGCCGTCGTCGGCGGGGCCTTCCATCGGCGAGTTCTCGAAGCCTTCGTCCTCCTCTTCTTCTTCGGCTCCCTCCTCGTCCTCGAAGAGCTCCTCGCGCTCCTCGATCTTGGCGTTGAGCGCCGTTCGGAGGAAGTTCGTCATCGTGACGCCCTCGATCTCCGCCGGGTACTGGAAGCCCAGGAAGATGCCGAGCGCGGCGCGCTCGTTAGGGTCGAGGTCGAGGAGGTTCCAGGTGCGCTGGTCCTCGTCGATCTCGATGTCCTCGCCGAACTCCTCGTCCTCGAGGTGGAGCAGGACCTCGCCCTCGGTGACTTCGTAGGCGGGATGACCGGCGATGACCTTCGCTGTCGTCGACTTCCCGGAGCCGTTGGGCCCCATCAGGGCGTGAATCTCTCCCGACTGGACTTCGAGATCGACGCCCTCGAGAATCTTCTCGTCGCCCTCCGCGACTTCCGCATGCAGGTTGGATAGTTCGAGACGTGCCATAGTATTCTGTCGTCTAAACGGTGGGTCGTATGACTGATAACGGTTTCGTATCCAATTGGATCCAGTCTCGCATTAGAAAAATAAGTTTCGTATTCGGAAACCAGTGTTTGGGTAGACCGATACACTCGCTGCGCTGCGACAAACAGTCACAGTCTATTGAGACCGGTATAGCGGTCGTTTTCGGTCGGTATAGTTCAAGGCATCACTGGTGAAAAACGTTCGGTACGCTACTACTGTCTCAGAACGGTATCGGAGACGACACGAGTAGCGGCTGACAATCGAGAACTGCCTGCGATCGCGACCGACTCACATGAAGCTGTCCAGCCCTTTCTGCTCCTGCCCGCTTTTCACTTCGTCCCACGAGATGTCCAGCGCCTCGAGGATCCGCTCGATCGGTCCCTGCAGCGTCTTCTCGAGCATCTTGTCGTAGTCGACCTCGAACTCCTCGGGGATCTGGTCCTCGTACTCGAAGCAGATGACGTCGGGATCGCGCTTGAACGCGCCGTAGAGGGGGTCGGTACGGGCGTCGAACCCTTCTTCGTCCTCGAGCCGTTCGAAGAACGACGGGTCGACGCGGTCGAGGTAGAGCCGCTTGGGTTTGCTCCCGCGCTGGAAGTTGGTCCCGAGCAGCAGGTTGGCGTACTTCGCGCCCCTGACCTGCGC
This portion of the Natrinema salinisoli genome encodes:
- a CDS encoding cupredoxin domain-containing protein, producing the protein MQRRGYLAAVGTATAATLAGCSSLLSSFDDDPCAGEDCHIGMSRTEFHPDVYEVSVGDTVVWQNTSEADHTVTAYGDLIPEDAEYFASGGYESQTAAYEAWDDRGGRLGTRDTYEHTFEVPGSYEYFCIPHEGAEMIGEIVVSE
- a CDS encoding protein sorting system archaetidylserine synthase (This PssA-like phosphatidyltransferase, along with a PssD-like decarboxylase, is required in Haloarchaea for the archaeosortase ArtA to replace the PGF-CTERM sorting signal with a C-terminal lipid anchor.): MLPRFVGRLGVADAVTIANAALGFVAVVVATVDIDLAARLILLAAIADGLDGILARRYGGTDAGPYLDSLADVASFAVAPAVLSFVVVAEGLGVDFATITAELLLVTGVCALFVAMAVTRLGMYTAYDISGNYTEGVQTTLAATILGAAILAGETRPLLVLAVTGAFCYLMVSRIQYPDLLSRDAAIMGIVHALAILVPNVAGRTFPYALLTLGLAYMTLSPWLYWGERERSPSVDVHGNA
- a CDS encoding HEAT repeat domain-containing protein, encoding MSEDEANGDDGAPEEEAGENEQSADLETIRERLDGLETDLDGLESNLEAAETEDDLDVVEADLESFRTELESVEVPEPPETDEDEEDEDAEPAPEEELQEQYDEIESDLSDLESDLEDQRGPYGEDVVSEITDASGTITDTRWTEEGNAELIEAVDDFLDEFNGLLDSSVTLVNEGETVPDQLEATLDNTAEAVEDADLDADDDAETIAGLLEATDDLQSDIDDATEWTDLEIREQLRREGYYDVLDHVKDFPPEWHALKVHEKQGNVDMILLALETFDSDFMEEHCMEALERMGPEEAIEPMLQKANRRDQAAMRILGKIGVDDEEVVDTLVDYVDSNPNLQRPAFRALGEIGAEAAVEPIAQQLVAEEADVRSWAARALGLIGDTRAVEPLADVLADDESDRVRASAAWALNRIGTEDALEIVADYDDDRAYLVQAEAENANLEPAA
- a CDS encoding phospholipase D-like domain-containing protein, with amino-acid sequence MDIRRTTLVAVFVCCLVSSTTILAGFAVATETSMTERPTTRATSDTEPNASALTCPPRASDATPTTTETPTRPRIVELAPNPPTEENAGEYVVLESPSDTRLENWTLTDGHTTARLPNETVSDRTALSTSPNVTERLTDIPVLGLEGHLQLANGGDELRLRNATATIDSVSYERAPTAERWYRTGLRGATTSRNTDTANGQWWPANATCLPVSSAAVNEATAFVLPDAPRVPRETIRNAEKRLLLAGYTVTSETIAADLVDAVERGVDVSVLLEASPVGGTPAPTADVLETLAAGGVDVRVIGGDDARYRFHHPKYTVADDRVLVTSENWKPAGVGGQSSRGWGVRLEDEALASDLAAVFRADFEGRDTTTGAAYRRNTSFVDDEPDFLSSDTETEFPTTHEPSTVPVESVELLLAPDNAESRLVELITSADDELLIIQPSIAADVSLLEATIEAARRGVDVRILLGSAEYNVDENEELATGLERAAEREDLPLEVRLVEDTDRFEKIHAKGVVIDRETAIVGSANWNENSLHNNREVLLALHGEQIGTYYADVFESDWSGDSWSFPVGLSVAVVVALAAAAIVGRRYVRFGDRPPSEHT
- a CDS encoding metal-dependent transcriptional regulator, whose product is MNTADQYLKAIYLAQRIEDGPASTGTLADLLEVSPASVNEMIGKLEERELVDHEKYKGASLTDEGLERAHNALQTYCIIERFLANVLEVDEFRDEARALESVIDDTVAERLDTIIDRPDQCPDCFDAEQDCCELLELEAGGHAD
- a CDS encoding ferritin-like domain-containing protein, translating into MSLGQRVSSDHQLTRLLQIGVVLEELVESRAAHHIESLPPEERAEFDEEVEELLAEAAAESAEHRERLEALIDDLEAETVGYEEINALVDAQYGPPEDTDGVLYDQLANEETAYKFYDDLIDAIEASESEFAVDRERLLETLYSIREEEKEGVEEVTEIMEHRA
- the sufD gene encoding Fe-S cluster assembly protein SufD, which encodes MSAGTQVHANLTEEQVREISGDLDEPEWLLETRLEALAALEELDMPDVIRTPGRDWTNLHDLDFESLVDPLNAAENKDQVGPEEAEVLSWSDAVQEHEDLLKEHFGSIVDPQENYLTALSTALFSTGTVVYVPEGVDAEDVAIRTEQNSRSLFNYTLVVTEESSSVTILERQSTGAEQDEQYYSGVVEVAAGENSYVQYGSLQNLSEEAYNFTVKRGVADTYATIDWIEGNLGTQLTKTEVSTTLSGDSSETQIVGAFYGHNDQHFDLDAKVWHRAEHTTADLVTRGVTDDVARSVYEGVQDVGADAWDTSSYQRENTLMLSDESEADASPKLIINNHDTEASHSATVGQIDAEDLFYMTSRGVDPRSARNMLVEGFFVPVLEEIDVDELRDDLEGLIGARLRQRD
- the sufB gene encoding Fe-S cluster assembly protein SufB, giving the protein MSSDQDHLKETDTEARFEFKKEENAAVRSGKGLTEEVIRMISDDKDEPDWMLERRLRALEQYHNMPMPSDWPGMPDLSELDVEEIIPYIRPDVDKREGVDDWTELPDEIKDTFDKLGIPEAEKNALSGVGAQYESEVVYQNMQEQWEEKGVIFCNMDEAVREHPELVKEHFMTTCVPPSDNKFAALHGAVWSGGSFVYVPEDVTVEMPVQAYFRMNSEGMGQFEHTLIIAEEGSEVHYIEGCSAPKYGTHNLHSGGVEVFVGEDAHVQYSTVQNWSKNTFNLNTKRAICEENGTMEWVSGSMGSKVTMLYPCTILKGRGSTDTHITIALAGEGQDIDTGAKVYHNAPETSSTIESKSISKDGGRTNYRGLVHIADGAENSSTAVECDALMFDNESTSDTMPYMEIEESKVDVAHEATVGKIGDEDIFYLQSRGLDDDDAKKMIVAGFIEPITEELPIEYAVELNRLIELEMEGSLG
- a CDS encoding ABC transporter ATP-binding protein, whose protein sequence is MARLELSNLHAEVAEGDEKILEGVDLEVQSGEIHALMGPNGSGKSTTAKVIAGHPAYEVTEGEVLLHLEDEEFGEDIEIDEDQRTWNLLDLDPNERAALGIFLGFQYPAEIEGVTMTNFLRTALNAKIEEREELFEDEEGAEEEEEDEGFENSPMEGPADDGEVGVAEFQGILQEKMEQLEMDEKFAQRYLNAGFSGGEKKQNEVLQAAILEPSIAVLDEIDSGLDIDRLQDVSNGINALRDEQGTGILQITHYQRILDYVEPDHVHVMLDGQIAKSGGPELAEKLEDKGYDWVRDEVYGTA